The following proteins are encoded in a genomic region of Nicotiana sylvestris chromosome 4, ASM39365v2, whole genome shotgun sequence:
- the LOC104227553 gene encoding uncharacterized protein gives MRATETEGVELAVYRRKGMAYSWFELWEDSREEGHPPVRWSEFTDAFIDHFLPVETKAAHAAEFENLKQGSRSVWEYYMEFSRLSKYAIHMLPTMEARVRRFVQGLNPLSINKASTSALNSDMNYGKMVEFALATKNRKLKSKMEREGNRKARCMGNMGESLGGERSAFRGESSGPSQSVAQSSASAPLSGPNQQQWSHFRTGQGNMGTHQRGRSGERLQQQQRSPCPRYGKMHSGICYMELPVCYGCGMRGHIQRHCHVSR, from the coding sequence atgcgtgCAACTGAGACGGAGGGAGTAGAGTTAGCTGTCTACCGTCGTAAAGGGATGGCCTATTcgtggtttgagttgtgggaagatTCCCGAGAGGAGGGGCACCCTCCTGTGAGGTGGAGTGAGTTTACTGATGCCTTTATAGACCATTTCCTGCCTGTTGAGACAAAGGCAGCCCATGCAGCTGAGTTTGAGAATCTGAAGCAAGGTAGTCGGAGTGTATGGGAGTACTATATGGAGTTTTCCCGCCTATCCAAATATGCTATTcacatgttgcccacaatggaggctagggtgcgtcggtttgttcagggccttAATCCTCTGTCTATTAATAAGGCTTCTACATCTGCCTTGAATTctgatatgaattatgggaagatggtagAATTTGCTCTGGCCACAAAGAACCGTAAATTGAAGAGCaaaatggagagagagggtaacagaAAGGCCCGGTGTATGGGCAACATGGGAGAGTCACTAGGTGGGGAAAGATCAGCTTTCAGGGGAGAATCATCAGGGCCTTCCCAGTCTGTTGCACAGTCTTCAGCCAGTGCACCGCTATCAGGGCCTAACCAGCAGCAGTGGAGTCATTTCAGGACTGGTCAGGGCAATATGGGAACCCATCAGCGAGGTCGGTCAGGAGAGAGGCTCCAGCAGCAGCAGAGGTCCCCATGCCCCAGGTATGGGAAGATGCACTCGGGGATTTGCTACATGGAGTTGCCCGTATGTtatggatgtgggatgaggggtcatattCAGAGGCATTGTCATGTGTCTCGTTAG
- the LOC138890332 gene encoding uncharacterized protein, whose amino-acid sequence MLRACTLDFKGSWDDHFPLIEFAYKNNFQASIQMAPFEALYGRIYRSPIGWHEVREAELIGLDLVYQSMEKVKIIKERLKTAQSHQKSYSDGRRRDLEFKEDDWRIGQVAYKLELPPELSLVHPIFHVSMLRRVVGDPSTIMPVETIEVNEELSYEEFPVAVLDRQVQKLRNKEITSVKVLWRNQQVEEATWEAEDEIKKKYPHLFE is encoded by the exons atgttgcgtgcttgtactcttgatttcaagggtagttgggatgaccattttccactcatagaatttgcttacaaaaACAACTTCCAGGCTAGTATCCAAatggcaccatttgaggcattgtatggtaggatatataggtctcccattgggtggcaCGAGGTTAgagaagcagaattgatagggcTGGACCTCGTGTATCAgtccatggagaaagtcaagattattaaggagaggttgaaaactgctcagagtcaccAAAAGTCTTACTCGGATGGTCGTcgtagagatttagagttcaaggaagatgattgg aggattggtcaggtggcatacaagcttgaGCTGCCACCCGAGTTGTCATTGGTACATCCgatcttccatgtgtctatgttgagaAGGGTAGTAGGAGATCCATCTACCATTATGCcggttgaaactattgaggttaatgaagagctGTCGTATGAAGAATTTCCAGTTGCtgttcttgataggcaagttcagaaattgagaaataaggaaattacatccgtgaaagtgttatggcggaaccagcaagttgaggaagccacttgggaagccgaggatgaaattaaaaagaagtacccacatttgtttgaatag